DNA from Dietzia lutea:
GGATGGCGGCGATCTGTCCGTCCATCATCCCGCTGGGCGCCACGACGTGGGCACCGGCGGCGGCCTGGGACACGGCGAGGTCGTTGTAGGCGACGAGGGTGGCGTCGTTGTCGACGATCTGTTCGCCGCGCGGGTCGGTTCCGAGGACGCCGCAGTGCCCGTGGTCGGTGAACTCGTCGAGGCAGGTGTCGGCCATGATCACGAGGTCGTCGCCGACCTCGGCGCGGACGGCCGCGAGGCCGCGGTTGAGGATGCCCTCGGGGTCGGCGCCACAGCTCCCGGTGGCGTCCTTGTCGGCGTCGAGCGGGACGCCGAACAGCATGATCCCCCCGAGCCCGGCCTCGGCGGCGGCGACGGCCTCGCGGCGCACCGAGTCGACGGTGTGCTGGACGACCCCGGGCAGCGACGAGATGTCGCGCGGCGCATCGATCCCGTCGGCGACGAACGCCGGAAGCACCAGCTGACGGGGCGCGAGCGTGGCCTCGGCGACGAGCCGACGCATGGCCGGCGTCGAGCGCAGTCGACGCGGACGCACCAGCGGCGCGGGGACGGAAGCGGTGTCGTCGTGCGGTGTCATCACGTGTCCCACTGTACGAAAGTCGCCGTCACCGGCGCCGGGTGCTCTCCGAGGGGCACCCGAGCGCCGGTGACACGTGCCGGGTCAGCGCCGGCGGGCGCGTCGACGCGGGGGCGGCAGTTCGCCGGCCGCGCGCAGGTGGTCGGCGTGCGCGGCGAGGGCGTCGACCAGTTCCAGCACCGATGCGTTCTCGGGCTGCACGTCCACGCGCAGGCCGAACTCGGCGGCGGTCTCGGCGGTGCGCGGCCCGATGCAGGCGATGAGCGTGCGGGCGTGCGGCTTGCCGGCGATGCCGACGAGGTTGCGCACGGTCGAGGAGCTGGTGAAGCACACCGCGTCGAACCCGCCGGTCTTGATCATCTCGCGGATCTCGGCGGCCGGCGGGGCGGCGCGGACGGTGCGGTAGGCGGTGACGTCCTCGATCTCCCAGCCGCGGGCGGTGAGGCCCTCGGCGAGGGTCTCGGTGGCGATGTCGGCGCGCGGCAGCAGGACGCGGTTGACGGGGTCCAGGACGTCGTCGTACGGCGGGAACACCTCGAGCAGGCCGAGGCTGGACTGCTCGCCGCTGGGCAGCAGCTCGGGCTGGATGCCCAGTTCGCGGACGCGGGCGGCGGTGCCCTCGCCGACACAGGCGATCTTCACGCCGGAGAAGGCGCGGGCGTCGAGGCCGAACTCGACGAACTTCTCCCACACGGCGCGGACGGCGTTGGAGGAGGTGAACACGACCCACTGGTAGCGGCCGTCGACGAGGCCCTTGACGGCGCGCTCCATCTGAGCGGGGCTGCGGGGCGGCTCGACGGCGATGGTCGGCACCTCGACGGGCACGGCGCCGTGCTCGGCGATGCGCTCGCTCATCTCGGCGGACTGGGCCTTGGTACGGGGCACGAGCACGTTCCAGCCGAACATGGCACGCGACTCCCACCACTGGTGGCGGTGCCGCTCACCGGCGGACTTGCCGATGGTCACCACCAGGTCGCCCTCCATGTCGCGCCCGACCTCGGCCATGGTCGCGAGGGTGCCGTCGGCGGATTTCTGGGCACAGAGAGAGCCGGAGCAGGTCACGGTGACCGGGGTGCCGGCGGCGAGGCCCTGCTCGGCGAGGTTGGAGGCGGCCTCGGCGAGGTGCCGGGTCGTGGTGCGCAGGACGATGGGCCCCGGCGAGCCGACGAGGGCCGCCCAGTCGACCTTGCCGCGGCCGTCGGCGAAGACGTAGCCGGAGCCGAGCGCGATGCCGGCGAAGGCGGGCACGGCGGTGGCCTCGGCGACACCGGGGACGACCTCGAACGGCACGACGGTGCGGCCGACGGTGGCGATCTCGACGACGGTGGCGTCGGTGGTCATGGGGTCGCCGGTCACGAGGCGGACGACGTCGCGGCCCTTCTTGGCCTCGGCGACGAGTTGCTTGGCCACGGCGGCGGGCTCACCGAGCACGGGCCGGACGTCGGCGGCGGTGGGAGCCGGGAGTGCCTTGAGGCGCTTGACCTCGGCCTTGTCCTCGGCGGCCACGGCGGCGTCGATCTCGGCCTGACGCGCGTCGAGCAGTTCCTGCGGTACGGGGACCTCGGTGGCGACCAGTGCCAGTACGTCGGCCGACACGTCGGCGTCGGCGAAGACCAGCGCGTTGCCGGCGAGGACCTCGCGGGCCCGGCAGGTGAGCATCCCCGCGTTGCCTGGACCGCCGCCGACGAAGCGGACGGTTCCGGGGCGGGTGGTGCGTGCTCGAGTCATTGTTCGTCTCTCCGTGCGGTGGGTGTCGCGCGCTGGCTGCGCGCGAGATGGGAGTTCGGGGGTCAGGGATCCGTGACGGTCGGGGGCGCGGTCGTGGATTCCTTGGGTACGAGCGGCGCTCGTTGCTCGGGGGATTCGACGGTCATGAGGTCGCGGGCGCCGCGCTCGAGCAGTTCGGCCGCGAGGCGGCGTCCCAGCTCCTCGGCGGCGGCGACCGGCCCGTCGGGATGCTCGGCGGGGGTCGTGGTGCCGGTGGTGCGCAGGACGGTGGAGCCGTCGTGGGCGGCGGCCACCGCGTGCAGGGTCAGCACGCCGCCGCCGTCGAGTCCGGCGTCGTCGAACTCGGCGCGCGCGCCGACGGGCGCGGTGCACCCGGCCTCGAGGTCGGCGAGCAGGCGACGCTCGGCGATGACGCGGACGCGGGACGGGAGGTGGTCGACGACGGCGAGGGCCTCGATCGCCTCGGTGTCGTCGGCGCGGGCTTCGACGGCGAGAGCGCCCTGGGCGGGGGCGGGCAGCATCTCGTCGATGCCGAACCGGTGGGTGGCGCGCTCTCCGGCCCCGGTGCGGTCGAGTCCGGCGGCCGCGAGGACGACCGCGTCGAGATCACCGCTGGTGACGTATCCCATCCGCGTGTCGATGTTCCCGCGCAGGGGGTGCAGGTCCAGGTCGGGGCGCAGGGCCGCGAGCTGGGAGCGCCGCCGCGGGGCGGAGGTGCCGACGCGGGC
Protein-coding regions in this window:
- the hemB gene encoding porphobilinogen synthase, which translates into the protein MTPHDDTASVPAPLVRPRRLRSTPAMRRLVAEATLAPRQLVLPAFVADGIDAPRDISSLPGVVQHTVDSVRREAVAAAEAGLGGIMLFGVPLDADKDATGSCGADPEGILNRGLAAVRAEVGDDLVIMADTCLDEFTDHGHCGVLGTDPRGEQIVDNDATLVAYNDLAVSQAAAGAHVVAPSGMMDGQIAAIREALDREGHQDVALLAYSAKYASAFYGPFREAVGSSLRGDRRTYQQDPANMRESLREVRLDLDEGADMVMVKPAMSYLDILRQTAEISDVPVAAYQVSGEYAMISAAAERGWIDHDPAVMESLTSIRRAGADIVLTYWALHAARLLSEGWGAR
- a CDS encoding uroporphyrinogen-III synthase, whose protein sequence is MTRARTTRPGTVRFVGGGPGNAGMLTCRAREVLAGNALVFADADVSADVLALVATEVPVPQELLDARQAEIDAAVAAEDKAEVKRLKALPAPTAADVRPVLGEPAAVAKQLVAEAKKGRDVVRLVTGDPMTTDATVVEIATVGRTVVPFEVVPGVAEATAVPAFAGIALGSGYVFADGRGKVDWAALVGSPGPIVLRTTTRHLAEAASNLAEQGLAAGTPVTVTCSGSLCAQKSADGTLATMAEVGRDMEGDLVVTIGKSAGERHRHQWWESRAMFGWNVLVPRTKAQSAEMSERIAEHGAVPVEVPTIAVEPPRSPAQMERAVKGLVDGRYQWVVFTSSNAVRAVWEKFVEFGLDARAFSGVKIACVGEGTAARVRELGIQPELLPSGEQSSLGLLEVFPPYDDVLDPVNRVLLPRADIATETLAEGLTARGWEIEDVTAYRTVRAAPPAAEIREMIKTGGFDAVCFTSSSTVRNLVGIAGKPHARTLIACIGPRTAETAAEFGLRVDVQPENASVLELVDALAAHADHLRAAGELPPPRRRARRR
- the hemC gene encoding hydroxymethylbilane synthase, whose amino-acid sequence is MSSRTLKVGTRGSTLATTQAGHVRDALIAAGYPAELVIVRTRGDVVMAPVERIGVGVFTLELRAALERGDCDIAVHSYKDLPTARDDRFAPIAVPPRVDPSDVLIARDGLTMDTLPQGARVGTSAPRRRSQLAALRPDLDLHPLRGNIDTRMGYVTSGDLDAVVLAAAGLDRTGAGERATHRFGIDEMLPAPAQGALAVEARADDTEAIEALAVVDHLPSRVRVIAERRLLADLEAGCTAPVGARAEFDDAGLDGGGVLTLHAVAAAHDGSTVLRTTGTTTPAEHPDGPVAAAEELGRRLAAELLERGARDLMTVESPEQRAPLVPKESTTAPPTVTDP